One Blastocatellia bacterium DNA window includes the following coding sequences:
- a CDS encoding DMT family transporter, translating to MEKSLAPATTSQLVTANDTTDPKTKVYLALISVQIFFGIHYFAAKEVLKEIPAPTWASLRVTLGAILMLLLVLPRVKKSFPRNARDFGWIFIYAIFGVAINQIFFTEGLSRSVPTHSAIINTIIPITTLLFAILFKKETFSSSKALSIIISLTGVLYLLEIDKLQFSSSYVIGDLLTLINALSFSFFLVISKEIVMRYDPFVITAILLAFGSTIITGYGASSLVKFDPSTVSNYTWAWAVFIVIFPTVLAYFFNYWALKRVESSLVAFFIYIQPPIAATLSIIFRGDHLTLRMVISAILIFIGSVLSVRARRLG from the coding sequence ATGGAAAAATCACTCGCTCCTGCAACTACTTCGCAACTTGTTACTGCTAATGACACTACCGACCCTAAAACTAAGGTTTATTTAGCATTAATCTCTGTCCAAATATTTTTTGGCATCCATTATTTTGCAGCTAAAGAAGTCCTAAAAGAAATCCCTGCTCCTACCTGGGCATCTCTACGAGTGACACTTGGAGCAATTTTAATGCTGCTTTTAGTCCTGCCTAGAGTTAAAAAAAGTTTTCCTCGAAACGCTCGTGACTTTGGCTGGATTTTTATTTATGCAATTTTTGGTGTAGCAATTAACCAGATTTTCTTTACCGAAGGTCTATCGCGTAGTGTACCTACTCACTCAGCAATTATTAATACAATAATTCCAATTACTACACTTTTATTTGCTATTTTATTTAAGAAAGAAACTTTTTCCTCTTCAAAAGCCTTAAGTATTATTATTTCCTTGACTGGCGTACTCTATTTGTTGGAAATAGACAAGTTACAATTTAGTAGCAGCTATGTCATAGGCGATTTACTAACTTTAATTAATGCTCTATCTTTTTCTTTCTTTCTAGTAATTAGCAAAGAAATAGTAATGCGCTATGATCCTTTTGTAATAACAGCTATTTTGCTAGCCTTTGGTTCAACCATAATTACAGGCTATGGAGCAAGTTCTTTAGTAAAGTTCGACCCATCAACAGTATCTAACTATACTTGGGCTTGGGCTGTATTTATTGTAATTTTCCCTACAGTTCTTGCTTATTTTTTTAATTACTGGGCATTAAAAAGAGTTGAATCATCCCTAGTAGCATTTTTTATTTACATTCAACCACCTATAGCAGCAACTTTATCAATTATTTTTCGAGGCGATCATTTAACTTTAAGAATGGTTATTAGTGCGATTTTAATTTTTATTGGCTCAGTCCTATCTGTAAGAGCGCGTAGACTTGGCTAA
- a CDS encoding IS1 family transposase has translation MATIQVKCPSCNETQVIKYGVNKQGKQRYCCTNEECKKVTFILDYSNLGILETTKKQVIEMVINGSGIRDTARVLKISPTTVLNELKKNIQKLSK, from the coding sequence ATGGCAACAATACAAGTGAAATGTCCAAGCTGTAATGAAACTCAAGTAATCAAATATGGAGTAAATAAGCAAGGCAAACAAAGATATTGCTGTACAAATGAAGAATGTAAAAAAGTAACATTTATATTAGATTATAGTAATCTAGGAATTTTGGAAACAACAAAAAAACAAGTAATAGAAATGGTAATAAATGGTAGTGGAATAAGAGATACAGCAAGAGTCTTAAAAATAAGCCCAACGACTGTATTAAATGAGCTAAAAAAAAACATTCAGAAATTAAGCAAGTAA
- a CDS encoding protein kinase, with protein sequence MKILALDPSINLLKLLSDNLEQYSYNFRGAVDVEVGLKVLQMGYEPEIIMVNTCFCIHPVILQLEDFFRALTYQYKAIIALIDVDSEANRTYAINMGFHAVIAKPLNLKRVLTEVESMTGISSEQFTFLPVGRYPRKEARLPIAIEVTLKITEESSDQHFLEQTITEDISLNGAAVLTLFEVEIGTVINIAPSKEAEFCVAIVRRTVVGSDYIRRLNLEIVGESWKQFYNELTQLHASNNTSNNASNNASSEIVEKKPKTHHEPTRKIPLEEIALEEHFSGEIPLEEILVEEISGEELEPLETNYSEIVNDRYKIEQELGKGGLGIVYQAVDLTNGKKVALKFLIDDQTAEDPTTNQKYFEREIKILSQIHHPNIVSILDSGFSMNKPFFVMEYIDGQSLEKILLKEKLWSVPRVLNLLQQICPALYTMHLKNIIHRDLKPGNIMIEKVDNTEKAILLDLGIAKMVNGSKENSLMKDITKTGMIVGTVGYTSPEQCLDAELDDGVDIYSLGIIVYQLLTGEMPFRGNTLAELILAHVQGKAIELREFNPNISNSIESVVLWAIAKNRNQRPKTIMEFLKHFEEAALENSSDIEQIEQIEQIEQIEQIEQIEQIEQIEYIQTENIDIENTPIENTNQPTEDENPMVFFLSQD encoded by the coding sequence ATGAAAATACTTGCCCTTGACCCTTCTATAAATTTGTTAAAGCTACTTTCTGACAATTTAGAACAGTATAGCTATAATTTTCGAGGTGCAGTTGATGTTGAAGTAGGTCTTAAAGTTCTGCAAATGGGATACGAGCCTGAAATTATTATGGTTAACACCTGTTTTTGTATTCACCCGGTAATTTTACAACTAGAAGATTTTTTTCGTGCCTTAACTTATCAATACAAAGCAATAATTGCACTTATTGACGTTGATAGCGAAGCTAATCGTACTTATGCCATTAATATGGGATTTCATGCTGTAATAGCCAAACCCTTAAACTTAAAACGTGTTCTTACAGAAGTAGAATCTATGACAGGCATTAGTTCTGAGCAATTTACATTTTTACCTGTTGGTAGATATCCCCGTAAAGAAGCGCGTTTGCCTATTGCTATTGAAGTTACATTAAAAATAACAGAAGAAAGTAGTGATCAACATTTTCTGGAACAAACTATTACAGAAGATATAAGTCTTAATGGAGCAGCAGTTTTAACATTATTTGAAGTAGAAATAGGTACAGTAATTAATATTGCTCCTAGTAAAGAAGCAGAATTTTGCGTTGCTATAGTTCGACGAACTGTTGTTGGTAGTGATTATATTCGTCGCTTAAATTTAGAAATTGTTGGGGAAAGTTGGAAACAGTTCTACAATGAGTTAACCCAACTACATGCTAGTAATAATACTAGTAATAATGCTAGTAATAATGCTAGTAGTGAAATAGTAGAGAAAAAACCGAAAACTCATCATGAACCTACTAGAAAAATTCCCTTAGAAGAAATTGCCTTAGAAGAACATTTTAGTGGAGAAATCCCTTTAGAGGAAATCCTTGTAGAAGAAATTTCTGGTGAAGAATTAGAGCCATTGGAGACTAACTATTCTGAAATAGTTAATGATCGCTATAAAATTGAGCAAGAGCTAGGTAAAGGAGGACTTGGTATTGTTTATCAAGCAGTTGATCTTACAAATGGAAAAAAAGTAGCTCTAAAATTCTTGATAGATGATCAAACAGCAGAAGATCCCACAACTAACCAAAAATACTTTGAGCGCGAAATCAAAATTTTATCTCAAATCCACCATCCAAATATTGTTTCTATTCTTGACTCTGGCTTTAGTATGAATAAACCTTTTTTTGTAATGGAATATATAGATGGTCAGTCTCTTGAAAAAATATTACTTAAAGAAAAACTTTGGTCTGTTCCTAGAGTGTTAAACTTGCTTCAACAAATCTGCCCAGCTTTGTACACAATGCACTTAAAAAATATAATTCATAGAGATCTCAAACCTGGCAACATTATGATTGAAAAAGTAGACAATACAGAAAAAGCTATATTGCTTGACCTAGGAATCGCAAAAATGGTAAATGGCAGTAAAGAAAATTCCTTAATGAAAGATATTACTAAAACAGGAATGATTGTCGGTACGGTAGGTTACACTTCGCCAGAACAATGTCTAGATGCTGAACTTGATGATGGAGTAGACATTTATTCCCTAGGCATTATAGTTTATCAATTGCTAACCGGAGAAATGCCTTTTAGAGGTAATACACTTGCAGAATTAATACTTGCTCATGTCCAAGGCAAAGCAATAGAACTACGTGAATTTAATCCCAATATTAGTAATTCTATTGAGTCTGTTGTACTTTGGGCAATAGCAAAAAATCGTAATCAAAGGCCAAAAACAATAATGGAGTTTCTAAAACATTTTGAAGAAGCAGCCTTAGAAAATTCTTCAGATATAGAACAAATAGAACAAATAGAACAAATAGAGCAAATAGAGCAAATAGAACAAATAGAACAAATAGAACAAATAGAATATATACAGACAGAAAATATAGATATAGAGAATACTCCCATAGAAAACACAAATCAACCTACAGAAGATGAAAACCCTATGGTTTTCTTTTTATCTCAAGATTAA
- a CDS encoding response regulator, translating into MVPTNVLLVDDDSIIIKLVSTYLRMHGVSVTTAENGQEALEHLKESTPELIIADIDMPVMGGYELYRQVKLLGYEDIPFFFCSSASSLPERLVGLQMGADDYIVKPINPPELLLKIKLNLVKARQFRFLKKLLQDQQIQYLMSGQLGDTDVAGLLQVISFLGHRDFYLQIDNPDYGVGEIYLSNGVIIHASLSNLIGKKALFRLLEWKIGTFRVEKKTFPHPATVNERLEECLLDTVAKLDEYNCLIKSITERGHTLFIKDPILLSKLSRDNYQIITDKEPTSSLKIKQSLTKLDKTNQTPTKSSSDKSSQFIFTVEPIDNTNLVLELVNQYRKLSEVLDQSSLTDLETLEIIDKLLAEDVIGIF; encoded by the coding sequence ATGGTACCAACAAATGTTCTATTAGTAGATGATGATAGCATCATTATAAAGTTAGTCTCTACCTATTTAAGAATGCATGGCGTAAGTGTAACAACAGCAGAAAATGGACAAGAAGCTTTAGAACACCTAAAAGAATCTACTCCAGAATTAATTATTGCTGATATTGATATGCCTGTAATGGGTGGCTATGAACTTTACCGACAAGTTAAATTATTAGGCTATGAAGATATCCCCTTTTTCTTTTGTTCTTCAGCAAGTAGTTTGCCAGAAAGACTAGTTGGTCTACAAATGGGAGCAGATGATTATATTGTTAAACCCATTAACCCTCCAGAACTGCTCTTAAAAATAAAACTAAATTTAGTGAAAGCACGTCAGTTTCGCTTTCTAAAAAAACTACTTCAAGATCAACAAATACAATATCTTATGAGTGGACAATTAGGAGATACCGATGTAGCAGGACTATTACAAGTTATTAGTTTTTTAGGTCATAGAGATTTTTACTTACAAATTGATAACCCTGATTATGGAGTAGGGGAAATATATTTATCAAATGGAGTAATTATTCATGCTTCATTAAGTAACCTAATAGGCAAAAAAGCGTTATTTCGACTTTTAGAGTGGAAAATAGGAACTTTTCGTGTAGAAAAAAAGACCTTTCCTCATCCTGCTACAGTAAATGAACGCTTGGAAGAATGCCTACTAGACACAGTAGCAAAACTGGACGAATATAATTGCTTAATAAAAAGTATTACTGAGAGAGGCCATACACTTTTTATTAAAGATCCTATTTTGCTTTCTAAACTTAGTCGTGATAACTATCAAATTATTACAGATAAAGAACCTACTAGTAGTTTAAAAATCAAACAATCTCTTACAAAATTAGACAAAACTAATCAAACCCCAACCAAATCATCATCTGACAAAAGTTCCCAATTTATATTTACAGTAGAGCCAATAGACAATACAAATCTAGTATTAGAGCTAGTTAATCAATATCGTAAGTTATCAGAAGTATTAGACCAAAGTAGTTTAACAGACTTAGAAACACTAGAGATAATTGATAAGCTATTAGCAGAGGATGTTATCGGAATATTTTGA
- the rocF gene encoding arginase: MKNQVKIIGSPMDLGADRRGVDMGPSVVRIAGLSQKIKALGYQVEDLGNIPVKLAEMVTKNAINAKYLDEIAEANEVLATQVSEILESDSLPVVLGGDHSIAIGSVSGVASYYKAKEQRIGIIWIDAHLDSNTPETSLSGNVHGMPLAILLGYGPKELTHIGGFAPKVRPEDCVVIGVRDVDPGERDLARSIGLKVFTMRDLDELGMSRVMDEAIDIASRYTVGFHATFDIDFVDPTYAPGVGTPVSGGGTYRESHLAMEKIFDSGKALSIELTEINAVLDIENRTGKLGADLILSALGKKIM, translated from the coding sequence ATGAAAAATCAAGTTAAGATAATTGGTTCGCCAATGGATCTTGGGGCCGACCGTCGCGGTGTTGATATGGGCCCGTCCGTAGTGCGTATTGCAGGTCTTAGCCAAAAAATCAAAGCCCTAGGTTATCAAGTTGAAGACTTAGGAAATATTCCTGTAAAATTAGCTGAAATGGTGACTAAAAATGCCATTAATGCTAAGTATTTAGATGAAATTGCTGAAGCTAATGAAGTTTTAGCTACTCAAGTATCAGAAATCTTAGAAAGTGATAGCCTCCCTGTTGTCTTAGGCGGAGATCATTCAATTGCTATTGGTAGCGTTTCAGGCGTAGCTAGCTACTACAAAGCAAAAGAGCAACGTATTGGAATTATTTGGATTGATGCCCATTTAGATAGTAATACTCCTGAAACTTCATTGTCAGGCAATGTTCATGGGATGCCTTTAGCAATTTTACTAGGTTATGGCCCAAAAGAACTAACTCATATTGGTGGATTTGCCCCTAAAGTACGTCCTGAAGATTGCGTAGTCATTGGCGTTAGAGATGTTGACCCAGGAGAGCGAGACTTGGCCCGAAGCATTGGCCTAAAAGTCTTTACCATGAGAGACTTAGACGAACTAGGAATGAGCCGAGTAATGGACGAAGCTATAGATATTGCTTCCCGTTATACGGTAGGTTTTCATGCAACCTTTGATATTGATTTTGTTGATCCTACATACGCGCCAGGCGTTGGAACTCCTGTTTCAGGCGGCGGTACATATAGAGAAAGCCATTTAGCAATGGAAAAAATTTTTGATAGTGGCAAAGCTCTTTCAATTGAACTAACTGAAATTAATGCTGTACTAGATATAGAAAATCGTACTGGCAAACTAGGTGCAGACCTTATTTTATCTGCTCTAGGAAAAAAGATAATGTAA
- a CDS encoding AAA family ATPase, protein MSNELSNFISKLALLEPLDLNYFRQALASEFIELQQMADCPQDAIWHSEGDVLTHTKMVMDATLEEIKQNPNLSYKNKVAIYLAALLHDVGKPATTYTTEYNRVVSPGHSAAAIPLARKILYLLGVPFDIQEHVLRLILRHMLAYRMTSRLSPNFTINEINIEYKQFFRLAAELNIPSLYHLTRADWLGRHGSNIPQTLEKIENFRARAEHYNLWNYKGLEVLSDRVFPSEDLHKLNVSDPQEQKRVQYLLLNLSLQGRIQSRDQALSYINEHPDILRPKSAHLYLMLGIPGSGKSTWINKNLPNIKVISSDKKREELFNDVNWQGDNSKVFQECHLDIEKALFNGEKVIFDATNTKFSYRNTPLQIAFQQFAHTTIVYFDLPLEISLARNKQRDRQVPDLVIARYFNELEVPRPTEAQQLKIICETTNPIWEK, encoded by the coding sequence ATGAGTAATGAATTAAGTAATTTTATCAGCAAACTTGCTTTACTCGAACCTCTAGACCTTAACTACTTCCGTCAAGCCTTAGCATCAGAATTTATTGAACTCCAACAAATGGCCGATTGTCCACAAGATGCTATTTGGCACTCTGAAGGAGATGTTTTAACACATACTAAAATGGTGATGGATGCTACTTTAGAAGAAATTAAGCAAAATCCAAATTTATCTTATAAAAATAAAGTTGCAATCTACCTAGCAGCATTACTTCATGATGTTGGCAAGCCTGCAACTACTTATACAACTGAATATAATCGTGTTGTCTCGCCCGGACATTCTGCCGCTGCAATACCTTTAGCAAGAAAAATACTTTATTTGTTAGGTGTACCGTTTGATATTCAAGAACATGTTTTAAGGCTAATTTTACGGCATATGCTTGCCTATCGCATGACAAGCCGACTTAGCCCTAACTTCACAATAAATGAGATAAATATTGAATATAAGCAGTTCTTTCGCCTAGCAGCAGAGTTAAACATCCCTTCACTTTATCATCTTACTCGCGCTGATTGGCTAGGTCGTCATGGCAGCAACATCCCTCAAACTTTAGAAAAAATAGAAAATTTTCGCGCTCGTGCTGAACATTATAATTTGTGGAATTATAAAGGTTTAGAAGTTTTATCAGACCGAGTTTTTCCATCTGAAGATCTTCACAAACTAAATGTAAGCGACCCTCAAGAACAAAAACGAGTTCAATATTTGTTGCTTAATTTAAGTTTGCAAGGCAGGATACAAAGCCGAGATCAAGCACTTTCTTATATTAATGAACATCCTGATATACTTAGGCCAAAGTCGGCTCATCTTTATCTGATGCTTGGAATACCTGGTTCAGGAAAAAGCACTTGGATAAACAAAAATTTACCTAATATTAAGGTTATTTCCTCTGACAAAAAGCGAGAAGAATTGTTTAATGATGTTAATTGGCAAGGTGATAACAGCAAAGTCTTTCAGGAGTGTCATTTAGATATTGAAAAAGCCCTATTCAATGGTGAAAAAGTAATATTTGATGCAACCAACACAAAATTTAGCTACCGCAACACCCCACTTCAAATAGCCTTCCAACAATTTGCCCATACAACTATTGTTTACTTTGATTTACCGCTAGAAATATCATTAGCTAGAAATAAACAACGTGATAGACAAGTTCCAGATTTAGTTATTGCTCGTTATTTTAATGAACTAGAAGTTCCACGCCCCACCGAAGCCCAACAATTAAAGATTATTTGTGAAACTACAAACCCTATTTGGGAAAAATAG